One genomic window of [Clostridium] scindens ATCC 35704 includes the following:
- a CDS encoding DUF896 domain-containing protein: MEEQKIARINELYHKSKAEGLTAEESKEQQILRREYIDSFKRNLRSQLNNISIQEKDGSITDLGEKFGKQEGH, from the coding sequence ATGGAAGAACAGAAGATTGCAAGAATCAATGAATTATATCATAAATCCAAAGCAGAGGGCCTGACGGCCGAGGAGTCAAAGGAACAGCAGATTCTGCGCAGGGAGTATATTGACTCATTTAAGAGAAATCTGCGCAGCCAGTTAAACAATATTTCCATTCAGGAGAAGGATGGAAGCATTACAGATTTGGGTGAGAAGTTTGGAAAGCAAGAAGGACATTAG
- a CDS encoding 5-formyltetrahydrofolate cyclo-ligase: protein MEALQIWVRSLESKKDIRHRVLEARKEIGPLKWQKATEGITAAVTSHMRFREATDIYCYVDHQGEAGTRLIIEEAWRLGKDVWVPRVLGRRMEFFHIENFSQLHPGTMGILEPEEGALADGADALVIMPGVAFDRDRRRIGYGGGYYDRYLAAHPCLPTMAVAFDCQVLDEVPYDEYDIRPQILVTETSVYEDGK from the coding sequence ATGGAAGCATTACAGATTTGGGTGAGAAGTTTGGAAAGCAAGAAGGACATTAGGCATCGGGTTCTGGAAGCCCGAAAAGAAATCGGTCCCTTGAAATGGCAGAAAGCCACGGAAGGGATAACGGCTGCGGTGACTTCCCATATGCGTTTCCGGGAGGCCACGGATATCTACTGCTATGTAGACCATCAGGGAGAAGCAGGCACCAGGCTGATCATAGAAGAAGCCTGGCGGCTGGGAAAAGACGTCTGGGTGCCCAGGGTATTGGGACGCAGGATGGAATTTTTCCATATAGAGAATTTCAGCCAGCTGCACCCCGGCACGATGGGGATTCTGGAACCTGAGGAAGGCGCTTTGGCTGACGGAGCAGACGCGCTTGTCATTATGCCGGGCGTGGCCTTTGACCGTGACAGGCGCAGGATCGGCTATGGCGGCGGCTATTATGACAGATATCTTGCCGCGCATCCTTGCCTTCCCACCATGGCAGTCGCATTTGACTGCCAGGTGCTGGATGAAGTGCCCTATGATGAATACGATATCAGGCCGCAGATCCTGGTGACGGAGACCAGCGTATACGAGGACGGCAAATAG
- a CDS encoding DUF4250 domain-containing protein codes for MQIGLPKEPMLLLSVVNTKIRDYYHSLDALCEDMQVEREEITNILKGIDYEYDESRHQFV; via the coding sequence ATGCAGATAGGACTTCCCAAAGAGCCTATGCTACTATTAAGCGTAGTAAATACGAAAATCAGAGATTACTATCATTCGCTGGATGCACTATGCGAGGATATGCAAGTAGAGAGAGAAGAGATTACAAATATACTGAAAGGAATTGATTATGAATACGACGAATCCAGACATCAGTTTGTCTAG
- a CDS encoding recombinase family protein yields MAYAALRKAGLVPAAAPDLRTVALYVRVSTGYQVDKDSLPFQKKELKNYCKHVLHIDESRIEIFEDAGKSGKNTNRPAFERMMKKVRAGQISHVIVYKIDRISRNLVDFSLMYDDFKYNRVTFISLNEQFDTSSAIGEAVLKIILVFAELERKLASERVMDIMIGRALSGQWNGARVPFGWDWDEEAKFPKHSEVEAVFGRLMYDMYEETRSTCKVRDYNNTHDIPTKRGGEWTSKTVADFIRNPINRGDYRYNYRESARGRKKPEEEVIYLEGVFPPLVPPEQWDRCNAIMDENAAKKRSAGFSHKRIHVHAFAGLLVCGDCGAFFQVIKKDKTRENGFSPSLYRCGARYRKRACNSPGCSDVVLGPFVFNYISGMVRVASMRSKISSPEELEQLLLTGPEFEAVAGIASEGLNATFALLSGRPATGGAAYVPDLLAAPSGCINTGEVEELKQKITRIERALERLKKAFLFDDQAMGEKEYLETKLALETERIAAENRMKDLNEATFSTDAGELAFIKSASSFLLAHQIQTGEHIQYSDFAPLVGDETMKEFLNLVIERIVIQNGRPVEITFKNGLTHKFLYRD; encoded by the coding sequence ATGGCTTATGCAGCATTGAGAAAGGCCGGTCTTGTGCCTGCTGCCGCGCCGGATCTGCGAACCGTCGCTTTATACGTTCGCGTTTCAACCGGCTATCAGGTGGACAAAGACAGCCTTCCTTTTCAGAAAAAGGAATTGAAGAACTACTGTAAACACGTTTTGCATATCGACGAAAGCCGGATTGAAATTTTTGAGGACGCCGGAAAGTCCGGGAAGAATACCAACCGCCCCGCCTTTGAACGCATGATGAAGAAAGTCCGCGCCGGTCAGATCTCCCACGTTATCGTCTATAAAATTGACCGTATTTCCCGAAATCTTGTTGACTTCTCTTTGATGTACGACGACTTCAAGTATAACCGCGTTACCTTTATTTCATTAAACGAACAATTCGACACGTCTTCGGCGATCGGTGAAGCGGTCCTGAAAATTATTCTTGTTTTTGCAGAACTGGAACGGAAACTTGCTTCGGAGCGTGTCATGGATATTATGATCGGCCGCGCCCTCTCCGGCCAGTGGAACGGCGCCCGCGTCCCGTTTGGGTGGGATTGGGACGAAGAAGCCAAATTCCCGAAACATAGTGAAGTTGAAGCCGTCTTCGGTCGGCTCATGTATGATATGTACGAAGAAACACGATCGACGTGTAAGGTCAGGGACTACAACAACACCCACGACATACCGACGAAGCGCGGCGGGGAATGGACTTCAAAAACCGTCGCCGACTTTATCAGAAATCCCATTAACCGCGGCGACTACCGGTATAATTACCGGGAAAGCGCCCGCGGACGGAAGAAACCGGAAGAAGAAGTAATATACCTTGAAGGCGTCTTCCCGCCCCTTGTGCCGCCGGAACAATGGGACCGCTGCAACGCCATTATGGACGAAAACGCCGCGAAGAAACGTTCTGCAGGCTTTTCACATAAGCGGATCCACGTCCACGCCTTCGCCGGTCTTCTGGTATGTGGCGACTGCGGCGCCTTCTTTCAGGTGATAAAGAAGGACAAAACACGGGAAAACGGCTTTTCGCCTTCCCTTTACCGGTGCGGCGCCCGGTACCGGAAGCGCGCTTGTAATTCTCCCGGCTGCAGTGACGTTGTTTTAGGGCCGTTTGTCTTCAACTATATTTCCGGCATGGTTCGGGTTGCCAGTATGCGTTCCAAAATCAGTTCGCCGGAAGAACTGGAACAACTGCTTTTGACCGGGCCAGAATTTGAAGCCGTGGCCGGTATCGCTTCCGAAGGATTGAACGCCACGTTTGCGTTACTTTCCGGGCGTCCTGCTACCGGCGGCGCTGCTTACGTTCCTGATCTTCTGGCCGCTCCTTCCGGGTGTATCAATACCGGCGAAGTGGAAGAACTGAAACAGAAGATCACCCGCATAGAACGCGCCCTTGAACGTCTGAAAAAGGCTTTTCTTTTCGACGATCAGGCCATGGGCGAAAAAGAATACCTTGAAACAAAATTAGCCCTTGAAACGGAACGGATCGCGGCAGAAAACCGCATGAAGGACCTTAACGAAGCGACGTTTTCCACCGACGCCGGGGAACTGGCCTTCATAAAGTCCGCGTCTTCTTTTCTTCTGGCTCACCAGATCCAGACCGGCGAACATATCCAGTATAGCGACTTCGCGCCGCTTGTCGGTGATGAAACTATGAAAGAATTTTTAAATCTTGTTATCGAACGGATCGTGATCCAAAACGGCCGGCCGGTGGAAATTACCTTCAAGAATGGGCTGACGCACAAATTCTTATACCGTGATTAA
- a CDS encoding helix-turn-helix domain-containing protein: MTKTPAKTHGEEYERFGRNLAAMRNKLGLSQYEISEKLGMLQSTYAGYETGTRKIPLSVIVQLSKFFGVEADVLIGLSDYVPPKQSTFDLKESEKNLIITYRKLNREGKQKLCERADELLDLGYVEKGDAEKMA, translated from the coding sequence ATGACTAAGACACCGGCGAAGACACACGGCGAAGAATACGAACGTTTCGGGCGAAATCTCGCCGCTATGAGAAATAAACTCGGTTTATCTCAATATGAAATATCCGAAAAATTAGGAATGTTACAAAGTACCTATGCCGGATATGAAACCGGTACAAGGAAAATTCCTTTGTCTGTTATTGTTCAGTTGTCGAAATTCTTCGGCGTTGAAGCAGACGTTTTGATCGGGCTTTCTGATTATGTCCCGCCTAAACAATCGACATTTGATTTAAAGGAAAGCGAAAAGAATTTGATTATTACATACCGTAAATTAAATCGCGAAGGAAAACAGAAACTTTGTGAACGTGCCGACGAATTATTGGATCTCGGTTATGTCGAAAAAGGGGACGCCGAAAAAATGGCGTAA
- a CDS encoding helix-turn-helix domain-containing protein gives MAKPLVNVFPKLKAKMAYNGNTTTDLAEVLEISEDSVRRRLRGDVEFELPEIVKLMKFYKCTFEEIFGEKAA, from the coding sequence ATGGCGAAACCACTTGTAAATGTATTCCCGAAATTAAAAGCGAAAATGGCATACAACGGAAACACTACAACGGATCTTGCAGAGGTTTTAGAGATCAGCGAAGACAGTGTAAGAAGAAGACTTCGCGGCGACGTAGAATTTGAATTGCCGGAGATCGTAAAACTGATGAAGTTTTATAAATGCACATTTGAAGAAATCTTCGGGGAAAAGGCAGCGTGA
- the dcm gene encoding DNA (cytosine-5-)-methyltransferase has product MKVLSLFDGISCGKVALERAGIQIEEYVAFEIDKYAIKISKKNHPDIIQRGDVTKADFSEFEGFDIVIGGSPCQGFSFAGKQLNFEDPRSKLFFEFVRAVEQVKPKYFLLENVKMKKEFENIISEYLGVEPIEINSGLVSAQSRKRLYWTNIPGVTLPEDKGIMLKDVVHENEEQKPEGLGKYIVPFDKSLQILDKEVQKGKIGYFRKDSQANRVYSIHGKAVTLCGEAGGGAAKMGQYLFGCLTPDRIEKRQNGQRFNEGNKFYTLTAQDRHGVLIDGYIRKLTPVECERLQTLPDNYTDAPGVTDAQRYKCLGNGWTVDVIAHILKGLKTGNGQEKDQAVRDWKAAENAINKSLEDFSNLGPAGMFGVKILTPLRVRYDKGERTADLFNAIVEATR; this is encoded by the coding sequence ATGAAAGTATTATCACTATTTGACGGGATAAGTTGCGGGAAAGTAGCACTTGAACGCGCGGGAATACAGATTGAAGAATATGTGGCGTTTGAGATCGACAAATACGCGATCAAAATCAGCAAGAAAAACCACCCGGACATTATACAACGGGGAGACGTAACAAAAGCGGACTTTTCGGAATTTGAAGGTTTTGACATTGTGATCGGCGGTAGTCCGTGTCAGGGGTTCAGTTTCGCAGGGAAGCAGTTAAATTTTGAGGATCCGCGAAGCAAATTATTTTTTGAATTTGTAAGAGCGGTTGAACAGGTAAAACCGAAGTATTTTCTTCTTGAAAACGTGAAAATGAAAAAAGAGTTTGAAAACATTATTTCGGAATATTTGGGAGTAGAGCCGATCGAAATAAATTCGGGGCTTGTTTCGGCACAGTCGAGAAAACGGCTTTACTGGACGAACATTCCGGGCGTAACGCTTCCAGAAGATAAGGGAATTATGCTGAAAGACGTTGTTCACGAAAACGAAGAACAGAAGCCGGAAGGATTGGGAAAATATATTGTTCCATTCGATAAAAGCCTGCAGATCTTAGATAAAGAAGTACAGAAAGGAAAAATCGGGTATTTCAGAAAAGACAGTCAGGCGAACCGGGTATATTCGATCCACGGAAAAGCCGTCACCCTATGCGGGGAAGCGGGCGGCGGAGCCGCAAAAATGGGACAATATCTTTTCGGGTGCTTGACGCCGGACAGGATCGAAAAGCGGCAGAACGGACAGCGCTTTAATGAAGGGAATAAATTCTATACGCTGACAGCACAGGACAGACACGGAGTTTTAATCGACGGGTACATAAGAAAACTAACACCGGTAGAATGTGAGCGATTGCAAACGCTTCCAGACAATTACACAGACGCGCCGGGAGTGACAGACGCGCAGCGTTATAAATGTTTGGGGAATGGTTGGACGGTTGACGTTATAGCACACATTTTGAAAGGCTTAAAAACCGGAAACGGCCAGGAAAAGGACCAGGCCGTCAGAGATTGGAAGGCAGCAGAAAACGCCATAAACAAATCACTTGAAGATTTTTCAAATTTAGGGCCGGCGGGAATGTTTGGAGTGAAGATATTAACACCGCTTCGGGTGAGGTATGACAAAGGAGAACGGACGGCAGATTTATTTAATGCAATAGTCGAAGCGACAAGATAG
- a CDS encoding DNA adenine methylase has protein sequence MKAIMKYPGSKWGTAEWIISHFPEHHSYLEPFFGSGGVFFNKPRSDIETINDLDGDVVNLFRWIKDDPERLTHEIYFTPYSREVYEEAYQKEPESSLEKAVLFYVRLNMGHGFRTTGEKVGWKVDIQGREKAYAAADWCQIPEKIMEAAERLRGVQIENRPAVEVIRRYNFENVLIYCDPPYVLSTRCRKQYNHEMSDEDHEELLEALLQHKGPVVISGYSSPLYEAKLGGWFREERTNYAQNAQQRREIIWYNRQAPGQQLTLF, from the coding sequence ATGAAAGCGATTATGAAATATCCCGGTTCAAAGTGGGGGACTGCTGAATGGATCATTTCGCATTTTCCAGAACATCACAGTTATTTAGAACCATTCTTCGGATCCGGCGGCGTGTTCTTCAACAAACCGCGATCAGACATTGAAACCATAAACGACCTTGACGGCGACGTGGTAAACCTTTTCCGGTGGATAAAGGACGATCCCGAACGGTTGACACATGAAATATATTTCACGCCATATTCGCGGGAAGTGTACGAAGAAGCATACCAGAAGGAACCGGAAAGCAGCCTTGAAAAAGCGGTACTGTTTTATGTTCGTTTGAATATGGGACACGGTTTCAGAACAACCGGTGAAAAGGTGGGGTGGAAAGTTGACATTCAGGGCAGGGAAAAAGCCTACGCGGCCGCTGACTGGTGCCAGATCCCGGAAAAGATTATGGAAGCCGCGGAGAGGTTGCGCGGCGTACAGATAGAGAACCGGCCCGCCGTGGAAGTGATACGCCGTTACAATTTTGAAAACGTGCTGATCTATTGCGATCCACCCTATGTTCTTTCTACACGCTGCCGGAAGCAGTATAACCACGAAATGAGCGACGAAGATCACGAAGAATTACTGGAAGCGCTGCTGCAGCATAAAGGACCGGTGGTTATTAGCGGGTATTCTTCCCCACTGTATGAAGCGAAGCTGGGGGGGTGGTTCCGGGAAGAAAGAACAAATTACGCGCAGAACGCGCAGCAGCGCCGGGAAATTATCTGGTATAACCGGCAGGCGCCGGGGCAGCAGTTGACACTATTTTGA
- a CDS encoding DNA N-6-adenine-methyltransferase, producing MAPLNKALFSSAKEDWATPQDFFDELNKEFHFDLDPCADAENAKCKEFFTKEQNGLLQDWGGRCVFCNPPYGRTSTGEWIKKCYEEAQKPGTVVVALIPARTDTRFFHDYIYHKAEIRFIKGRLHFGGCKDAAPFPSMVVVFRKGKENEEEKKTGCTAAGHTEEKAAEKDDGSENGVDGI from the coding sequence ATGGCACCATTAAACAAGGCTTTATTCAGCAGCGCGAAGGAAGATTGGGCGACGCCGCAGGACTTCTTCGACGAATTAAACAAGGAATTTCACTTCGATTTAGATCCATGCGCTGACGCGGAAAACGCGAAGTGTAAGGAATTTTTCACGAAGGAGCAAAACGGACTTTTGCAGGATTGGGGGGGGCGTTGCGTCTTCTGCAATCCACCTTACGGGAGAACTTCAACCGGCGAATGGATCAAAAAGTGTTACGAAGAAGCACAGAAACCGGGAACGGTTGTTGTTGCGCTCATTCCGGCGCGTACTGACACAAGGTTTTTTCACGATTACATATACCACAAAGCGGAAATTCGCTTCATAAAAGGCCGCCTTCACTTCGGCGGCTGCAAAGACGCGGCGCCGTTTCCTTCTATGGTGGTAGTGTTCAGAAAGGGAAAAGAGAATGAAGAAGAAAAGAAAACAGGCTGCACCGCTGCAGGCCACACCGAAGAAAAAGCCGCGGAGAAGGACGACGGATCCGAAAACGGCGTTGACGGTATTTGA
- a CDS encoding rolling circle replication-associated protein, translating to MKVRTYDNYDYVEAYKIDLQSDIERKARRKFEQENPLQTPDYETQWKEQQEKLEEWELERLLKEGKVESLYRTTTIKAKNIESGRELLEAQIYPSFFHKADVPRTGKKRESKPSQKNLNDKKSRRYLVRLANINFSKNDLWCTFTWDEDHLPADEATADRDVTNFIRRINYRQKKKGRENIKYIYIPVVEGAERPHVHIIMTGKGIDRDELEELWGKGERSNTRRIKPDEDFLISGLATYISNNKRGKRRWRASKNLKKPPEPTRSYSKFKKPKVEKMAHDYETLKAEMEKAYPNYKFLDAEVKYNGVTAAFYIYARMVRN from the coding sequence ATGAAGGTAAGGACCTATGATAATTACGATTATGTAGAAGCGTATAAAATAGATCTTCAATCAGACATAGAGAGAAAAGCAAGAAGGAAGTTTGAACAGGAAAACCCACTACAAACGCCAGACTATGAAACACAGTGGAAGGAGCAGCAAGAAAAATTAGAGGAATGGGAACTGGAAAGGCTGCTGAAAGAAGGGAAGGTGGAAAGTCTTTACCGGACAACGACTATAAAGGCAAAGAACATTGAAAGCGGACGCGAATTACTGGAAGCGCAAATTTACCCGTCATTCTTTCACAAAGCAGACGTTCCGCGCACAGGGAAAAAGAGAGAAAGCAAACCTTCACAGAAGAACTTAAACGACAAAAAATCCAGAAGGTACCTTGTAAGGCTTGCAAATATCAATTTCAGCAAGAACGATCTATGGTGTACCTTCACATGGGACGAAGATCACCTACCGGCAGACGAAGCCACAGCAGATAGGGACGTGACAAATTTTATAAGGCGAATAAATTACAGACAGAAAAAGAAGGGCCGGGAGAATATCAAGTATATTTATATACCGGTTGTCGAAGGCGCCGAACGTCCACACGTCCACATAATCATGACCGGAAAGGGGATTGATCGAGACGAATTAGAGGAACTATGGGGAAAAGGGGAGAGATCGAACACACGAAGGATCAAACCTGACGAAGATTTTTTGATTTCTGGCCTTGCCACTTATATTTCAAACAATAAGCGCGGGAAAAGGCGTTGGCGTGCTTCAAAGAACCTTAAGAAACCGCCGGAGCCTACGCGCAGTTATTCAAAGTTCAAGAAACCGAAAGTCGAAAAAATGGCGCATGATTATGAAACTTTGAAAGCAGAAATGGAAAAAGCGTACCCGAACTATAAATTTTTAGACGCGGAAGTGAAATACAACGGCGTCACGGCGGCTTTTTACATATACGCCCGCATGGTGCGGAATTGA
- a CDS encoding VRR-NUC domain-containing protein codes for MNLANMKRSETTEQISLFNWARANEAFIPELRLLHHVPNEGKRTNGAVLKAAGLKTGVPDLSLPVPRGGFHGLYIEMKFGSGKTTKAQEEFMALLRQQGYKTAVAYGAEQAREIIRHYLARAAGFDLVNCEEAVKMFDYCEGVAVDWAPCEKCEFYKANREKGE; via the coding sequence GTGAACCTTGCAAACATGAAGCGTTCCGAAACCACGGAACAAATAAGCCTTTTTAATTGGGCCAGAGCGAACGAAGCGTTTATACCGGAATTACGGTTGCTTCACCATGTACCAAACGAAGGAAAGCGGACAAATGGCGCAGTATTGAAGGCGGCAGGCTTGAAAACGGGCGTCCCGGATCTGTCCTTGCCGGTGCCGCGTGGTGGCTTTCACGGGTTGTATATCGAAATGAAGTTCGGATCCGGGAAGACAACAAAGGCGCAGGAAGAATTTATGGCCTTGCTTCGGCAGCAGGGATATAAAACGGCCGTAGCCTATGGAGCGGAGCAGGCCCGCGAAATTATACGGCATTATCTGGCCCGCGCTGCAGGCTTCGATCTGGTGAATTGCGAAGAAGCCGTGAAAATGTTTGATTATTGCGAAGGCGTCGCCGTGGATTGGGCGCCTTGTGAAAAGTGCGAATTTTACAAAGCAAACAGAGAGAAAGGAGAATGA
- a CDS encoding HNH endonuclease: MAKEWTDGFYLSKPWRKTRDAYYKLQRGRCERCMAEYMAGARNMEDINPGIIVHHKIELTPDNINDPHIALSFDNLELLCEDHHNKQHKAKPKRYSFDAAGNIIENKNYK; encoded by the coding sequence ATGGCGAAAGAGTGGACGGACGGTTTCTATTTGTCGAAGCCGTGGAGAAAGACGCGCGACGCATATTACAAACTGCAGCGCGGCCGGTGCGAACGGTGTATGGCTGAATACATGGCAGGCGCCCGAAACATGGAAGATATAAACCCCGGAATAATTGTTCACCACAAAATAGAACTGACGCCGGACAACATAAACGATCCGCACATTGCCTTGTCATTCGACAACTTAGAGTTGCTATGCGAGGATCACCACAACAAGCAGCACAAGGCAAAGCCGAAGCGATATTCCTTCGACGCTGCCGGAAACATTATTGAAAACAAAAACTATAAATAA
- a CDS encoding P27 family phage terminase small subunit, translated as MAEDTEKTKKKATNRPKKLTAAAIKKEIEKLQKLFEGIEDEDKKTLVNSVIEEAAFLKVACLQAKEEMKKEGLTTETKNASQHFIKAHPSTAIYEKYARQYTTIINQLIEYLPPKEKKKVSKLAALRDE; from the coding sequence ATGGCAGAAGATACAGAGAAAACGAAAAAGAAAGCAACAAATAGGCCGAAAAAGTTGACGGCTGCAGCAATTAAAAAAGAGATAGAAAAACTTCAAAAATTATTCGAGGGGATCGAAGACGAAGACAAAAAAACCCTTGTAAATTCAGTCATTGAAGAAGCTGCTTTCCTGAAAGTGGCTTGCCTGCAGGCTAAAGAAGAAATGAAAAAAGAGGGCCTGACGACTGAAACCAAAAACGCTTCGCAGCATTTCATAAAAGCCCACCCTTCAACGGCGATTTATGAAAAATACGCGCGACAATATACGACGATCATTAACCAGTTAATCGAATATTTACCACCGAAAGAAAAGAAAAAGGTTTCAAAATTAGCGGCCCTTCGTGATGAATAA
- a CDS encoding terminase large subunit, translated as MNNLITNYIFEYYDAITSGRIRAGKWIKLVYKILVEGIKSGEWIFDYKKANKAIKFIENYCHHSEGRNDLLKLELWQKAIVSAIFGILDKNTGYRQFREVFLIVARKNGKTLFAAAIMAYMAYIDGEYGAKLYCLAPKLEQADLAYDAFYQIVQQDEELAEISKKRRSDIYIKEYNTTIKKIAFNSKKSDGFNPHFVLNDEMEAWPGDQGLKQYDVMASALGARRQPLILSTSTAGYENDGIFDELMKRSTAFLKGRGKEETERRLLPFLYIIDDVEKWDTREELEKSNPNLGVSVSWEYYEDKIAVARKSLAAKAEFLTKFCNIKQNSSIAWLDYIDVEKAAGQKYTLEDFRGCYCVAGIDLSRTTDLTAATLIIEKEGKNYVITQFFMPRERFKVAINEENVPYNIFEQQGFLKLSGEHQVDYKDVFNWFIDLVKKYKIKPLKVGYDRYCAGYLVQEMKEAGFHMDDVYQGTNLTPVLHTFEGDLKDGRYCLGENNLLRSHLLNVAVDININDSRMKPVKLEKRAHIDGAVSIFDALAVKMKYHKEIGRQLLNKAA; from the coding sequence ATGAATAATCTTATCACAAATTATATTTTTGAATACTACGACGCCATAACGTCGGGACGTATTCGGGCCGGTAAATGGATCAAACTGGTTTATAAAATTCTTGTCGAGGGTATAAAGTCCGGGGAATGGATCTTTGACTATAAAAAGGCGAATAAGGCGATCAAGTTCATAGAAAATTACTGTCACCATTCGGAAGGCAGAAACGACCTTCTAAAATTGGAGTTATGGCAGAAAGCGATCGTTTCCGCGATCTTCGGTATTCTGGATAAAAACACGGGGTACCGGCAGTTCCGGGAAGTTTTTTTGATTGTGGCCCGGAAGAATGGGAAAACGCTTTTTGCTGCCGCGATCATGGCGTATATGGCATATATTGACGGAGAGTACGGCGCAAAACTGTACTGTCTGGCCCCGAAGTTGGAGCAGGCCGATCTTGCGTATGACGCATTTTATCAGATTGTGCAGCAGGACGAAGAATTGGCAGAAATAAGCAAGAAACGCCGGTCAGATATTTATATAAAAGAGTACAACACCACGATCAAAAAGATTGCTTTCAATTCCAAAAAATCGGACGGTTTCAACCCGCACTTTGTCTTAAATGACGAAATGGAAGCGTGGCCGGGAGATCAGGGCTTGAAGCAATACGACGTTATGGCGTCGGCGCTTGGTGCAAGAAGACAACCGCTCATTCTGTCCACTTCTACCGCCGGTTATGAAAACGACGGAATTTTTGACGAACTTATGAAGCGATCCACGGCATTTTTGAAGGGAAGGGGAAAGGAAGAAACCGAAAGACGGCTTTTACCGTTCCTTTACATCATTGACGACGTGGAAAAGTGGGACACACGCGAAGAACTGGAAAAGTCAAACCCGAACTTGGGCGTTTCGGTATCGTGGGAATATTACGAAGACAAGATCGCAGTTGCAAGAAAATCACTTGCGGCAAAAGCGGAGTTTTTGACAAAGTTCTGCAATATAAAACAAAATTCGTCGATCGCGTGGCTTGACTATATCGACGTTGAGAAGGCAGCAGGCCAGAAGTACACGCTTGAAGACTTCCGCGGGTGCTATTGCGTGGCCGGTATCGACCTTTCGCGAACAACGGACCTTACGGCGGCGACGCTGATAATTGAGAAGGAAGGAAAGAACTATGTTATTACACAATTCTTTATGCCACGGGAGCGCTTCAAAGTGGCGATTAACGAAGAAAACGTACCGTACAATATTTTTGAACAACAAGGCTTCCTGAAACTATCGGGAGAACATCAGGTGGACTACAAAGACGTGTTTAACTGGTTCATTGACCTTGTGAAGAAATATAAGATCAAACCGCTAAAGGTTGGCTATGACCGATATTGCGCCGGTTATCTGGTTCAGGAAATGAAAGAAGCGGGCTTCCACATGGACGACGTATATCAGGGAACAAACCTTACACCGGTATTACATACCTTTGAAGGCGATCTGAAAGACGGCCGCTATTGTTTGGGTGAAAATAATTTGCTACGGTCCCACCTGTTAAATGTGGCGGTGGATATAAACATAAACGACAGCCGCATGAAGCCGGTAAAACTGGAAAAGCGGGCGCACATAGACGGCGCCGTTTCAATCTTCGACGCGCTGGCCGTGAAGATGAAATATCACAAAGAGATCGGCAGACAGTTATTAAACAAAGCCGCGTAA